A section of the Mycoplasmopsis synoviae ATCC 25204 genome encodes:
- the map gene encoding type I methionyl aminopeptidase, giving the protein MAIIKTQEEIQKISKSCQILAEVKNILYDFVRPGVSLKEIDQLAFKEIIKRNAKPAFLGLYGFPATACISVNEELIHGIPSDYVLKDEDLLSIDLGCTYEGYHSDSAFTMNVGKINEENIKLINVAKGAFEAGLKAIRKGATIGDISYAIGKYIKKNNMYTPKEFCGHGIGKNLHEDPNVPNDGIPKKGMLLQDNMVICIEPMITQSPGIKILKDGWTVVSKDKKKTSHYEHTVLIKNGKGIILTKGI; this is encoded by the coding sequence ATGGCAATTATTAAAACTCAAGAAGAAATTCAAAAAATTAGTAAAAGTTGTCAGATCTTGGCGGAAGTTAAAAACATTCTTTATGACTTTGTAAGACCAGGTGTTTCTTTAAAAGAAATCGATCAATTGGCTTTTAAAGAAATTATTAAAAGAAACGCCAAACCTGCCTTTTTAGGTTTATATGGCTTTCCAGCTACTGCTTGTATTTCCGTTAATGAAGAGCTAATTCATGGAATACCAAGTGATTACGTTTTAAAAGATGAAGATCTTTTAAGCATTGATTTAGGTTGCACCTATGAAGGATATCACTCCGATAGTGCATTTACAATGAATGTTGGCAAAATCAATGAGGAAAATATTAAATTGATCAATGTAGCCAAAGGTGCATTTGAGGCGGGACTAAAAGCCATTAGAAAAGGTGCTACCATTGGCGATATTTCTTATGCTATAGGTAAGTACATCAAAAAAAATAATATGTATACACCTAAAGAATTTTGCGGGCATGGAATTGGAAAAAATCTTCACGAAGATCCAAATGTTCCAAATGATGGCATCCCAAAAAAAGGAATGCTGCTGCAAGATAATATGGTTATATGCATCGAACCTATGATTACTCAAAGCCCGGGAATTAAAATTTTGAAAGATGGCTGAACAGTAGTAAGCAAAGATAAGAAAAAAACTTCCCATTATGAACATACCGTTTTAATTAAAAACGGAAAAGGAATTATCCTAACGAAAGGAATTTAA
- the infA gene encoding translation initiation factor IF-1 encodes MAKDAIKLRAKVLEAYSMDDYLVELENKQQIKAKISGKMRVNRIRILPGDLVDVELSSYDLTKGRITYRHK; translated from the coding sequence TTGGCAAAAGACGCAATCAAATTAAGAGCTAAGGTTTTAGAGGCTTATTCAATGGACGATTATTTAGTCGAACTTGAAAATAAGCAACAAATCAAAGCCAAAATCTCAGGGAAAATGAGAGTTAATAGAATTAGAATTCTGCCTGGGGATTTAGTTGATGTTGAATTAAGTTCATACGATTTAACCAAAGGAAGAATAACCTACCGTCACAAATAG
- a CDS encoding DNA-directed RNA polymerase subunit alpha has protein sequence MEKLTKIKHRIIPAKDSQNNSYKKVLEIKGLERGFGNTLAVALRRILLSNITGIAPFCVRIEGVEHEFTALEKVSEDIVTILSNLKKVVLNYNEDYVKDNQIIKLSLNANEDNRITSNHLTVTNAPRVEVQNKDVEIATLSKPGVLKLEMFLRAGRGYVDFEDNKKFIEEKEKELKELSSLSKGAFIAMDSVFSPVVNVAWKVTELNTASLKIEEQLELELETKLGVTPESAIKLACKILVAHFQTIGDLTDLDSDEIFQSEKQSLEKEEDDMEIRLLNLSMRSQNALAKSGIKTLNELASYPIEKLKEIKNLGEKSREEIIRKLNEYGKLKN, from the coding sequence ATGGAAAAATTAACAAAAATTAAGCACAGAATCATTCCAGCAAAAGATTCACAAAATAATTCATATAAAAAAGTTCTTGAAATTAAGGGTTTAGAGCGTGGTTTTGGTAATACATTAGCTGTTGCCCTTAGAAGAATACTTTTATCTAATATCACCGGCATTGCGCCATTTTGTGTTCGTATTGAAGGCGTAGAACACGAATTTACAGCGCTTGAAAAAGTTTCAGAAGACATAGTTACTATTTTAAGTAATTTAAAAAAGGTAGTTTTAAATTACAATGAAGACTATGTTAAAGACAACCAAATCATCAAGCTTTCACTAAATGCCAATGAAGATAATAGAATTACTTCAAATCATTTAACAGTTACTAATGCTCCTAGAGTTGAAGTTCAAAATAAAGACGTTGAAATTGCAACTTTAAGTAAACCAGGAGTTCTTAAACTTGAAATGTTTTTAAGAGCTGGTAGAGGTTATGTTGACTTTGAAGATAATAAAAAATTTATCGAAGAAAAAGAAAAAGAACTAAAAGAATTATCAAGCTTATCAAAAGGAGCTTTCATTGCCATGGATTCAGTGTTTTCACCAGTTGTAAACGTGGCTTGAAAAGTAACTGAATTAAATACTGCTTCTTTAAAAATTGAAGAACAACTTGAACTTGAACTTGAAACCAAATTAGGTGTTACTCCTGAATCTGCTATCAAACTTGCTTGCAAAATTTTAGTAGCGCATTTCCAAACCATTGGAGATTTAACAGATTTAGATAGTGACGAAATTTTCCAAAGTGAAAAACAAAGCCTTGAAAAAGAAGAAGACGATATGGAAATAAGACTTCTTAATCTTTCAATGCGTTCACAAAATGCTTTAGCTAAAAGTGGAATTAAAACTTTAAACGAACTTGCTTCATATCCAATTGAAAAGCTAAAAGAAATTAAAAATTTAGGTGAAAAATCTAGAGAAGAAATTATTCGTAAATTAAACGAATACGGAAAACTTAAAAACTAG
- a CDS encoding adenylate kinase family protein: MINKNLILMGMPGSGKGTLAKELIKISKLKHISTGNILRNEIQNKTELGKLVEEIMAQGKYVSDDILNEMVKKTLLDAKENNELIILDGYPRTINQAKFLDSLNIEFKIVELVAPLNLITKRLSGRRECPKCKASYNVFFQPPKQENKCDLDAQELVARKDDNAESIAKRLEIFKKETSPLFEYYKSKNNLIKISSESNPKLIAIELLKSL, from the coding sequence ATGATAAATAAAAACTTAATTCTTATGGGAATGCCAGGTTCTGGAAAAGGAACTCTGGCAAAAGAATTAATAAAAATTTCAAAACTCAAGCATATTTCAACTGGAAATATACTTAGAAATGAAATACAAAACAAAACCGAGCTAGGAAAGCTAGTAGAAGAAATCATGGCGCAAGGAAAATACGTCTCAGATGACATTCTTAACGAAATGGTAAAAAAAACCCTTTTAGACGCCAAGGAAAATAATGAATTAATCATACTAGACGGCTACCCTAGAACTATAAATCAAGCTAAGTTTTTAGATTCGCTAAATATCGAATTTAAAATAGTAGAGCTAGTAGCTCCGCTTAATTTAATAACCAAGCGGTTATCTGGAAGAAGAGAATGCCCTAAATGTAAGGCAAGCTACAACGTATTTTTTCAGCCACCAAAGCAAGAAAATAAATGCGATTTAGACGCGCAAGAGCTAGTAGCCAGAAAAGACGATAACGCAGAATCAATAGCTAAGCGGTTAGAGATATTTAAAAAAGAAACTAGCCCATTATTTGAATACTACAAAAGCAAAAATAATCTAATTAAAATTAGCTCAGAATCTAATCCAAAGCTAATTGCAATAGAGCTATTAAAATCGCTATAA
- the secY gene encoding preprotein translocase subunit SecY gives MFSKINLFFYTFGSKLKNSWSNFWSSKEITKKIIFTLLIISLYIVGTTITAPFVRLNANISIADNSFLNTLNLIGGGGLTQFSIFALGISPFINASLIMMILQSRLFPLIHKLTQSGPQGRRKLNIATRILTFIIAYPQAVFLTKSLTAGERNSSFITLVSIDGFSVDLLVYFLLPMILISASLFALFLSEQITNKGVGNGTSIIIMTGIAARLPFQMQNAFKIFVGDLSQSGILVGILNFVTYIFIYLACLMVIGIFYNAERRIPIQQTGAGRSKALKEIGSLPIKLNPAGIMPIIFAMLVLSLPTLIANILPNDNYSKQWINENLQFYKPLGFSLLIIITFVFSLLMGIQQSKVDKIAEDFAKNGTFIPKVTPGEETQNYLVAIVFRLSFFSAFYLVIIAGMQYVQIMTGILQPSIAFGGTSLMILVSVSIETISQLKARNKSKKLFKAKSQTKKLILNRNNSKNKKDSYKGLLW, from the coding sequence ATGTTTTCGAAAATAAACCTATTTTTTTATACTTTTGGGTCTAAATTAAAAAATAGTTGATCTAATTTTTGATCTTCTAAAGAAATAACAAAAAAGATAATTTTTACTCTTTTGATTATTTCTTTATATATAGTTGGAACAACCATAACAGCGCCTTTTGTTAGGTTAAATGCCAATATTTCAATTGCAGATAATAGCTTTTTAAATACCCTTAATTTAATCGGTGGTGGAGGACTTACACAGTTTTCTATTTTTGCGCTTGGAATAAGTCCTTTTATTAATGCTTCGCTGATTATGATGATTTTGCAAAGTAGGCTATTTCCGTTGATACATAAATTAACTCAATCAGGGCCTCAAGGTAGAAGAAAGTTAAATATAGCAACTAGAATTTTAACTTTTATAATTGCCTATCCGCAAGCGGTATTTTTAACAAAATCACTAACTGCAGGTGAAAGAAATTCTTCATTTATTACCCTGGTTTCTATAGATGGATTTTCAGTTGATTTACTTGTTTATTTTCTGCTTCCAATGATTTTAATTTCGGCATCTTTATTTGCTTTATTTTTAAGTGAGCAAATTACAAATAAAGGTGTAGGAAATGGAACTTCAATTATTATAATGACTGGAATTGCTGCCAGACTTCCATTTCAAATGCAAAATGCATTTAAAATCTTTGTAGGTGATTTATCACAAAGTGGAATCTTAGTTGGGATATTAAATTTCGTAACTTATATATTTATCTATCTAGCTTGCCTTATGGTGATTGGAATTTTTTATAACGCTGAAAGAAGAATTCCAATTCAGCAAACTGGAGCTGGTAGATCTAAAGCACTTAAAGAAATAGGAAGCCTTCCGATAAAATTAAATCCAGCTGGAATTATGCCAATAATTTTTGCGATGCTAGTTTTATCGCTACCGACATTAATTGCCAATATTTTGCCAAATGATAATTATTCAAAACAATGAATAAATGAAAACTTGCAATTTTATAAACCACTAGGTTTTTCGCTATTAATAATTATTACTTTTGTCTTTAGTCTTTTAATGGGAATTCAGCAATCTAAAGTAGATAAAATTGCAGAAGACTTTGCTAAAAATGGAACTTTTATTCCGAAAGTAACTCCTGGAGAAGAAACTCAAAATTATTTAGTTGCCATAGTATTTAGATTAAGCTTTTTCAGCGCCTTTTATTTGGTGATAATCGCTGGAATGCAATATGTGCAAATAATGACTGGAATTCTTCAACCTTCAATTGCCTTTGGTGGAACTAGCTTAATGATTTTAGTATCAGTATCGATAGAAACCATTAGCCAATTAAAAGCTAGAAATAAATCTAAAAAATTATTTAAAGCCAAAAGTCAAACTAAAAAATTAATTTTAAATAGAAATAATTCAAAAAACAAAAAAGATTCATACAAAGGACTTTTATGATAA
- the rplQ gene encoding 50S ribosomal protein L17, translated as MANPTQIYSRDSKWRRGVMRSLVSELLLHGRIQTTLTRAKEVRRHAEKLITKAKAQSLASRRHAASFLRPLVTKDNKTLLQELFDTIASKYKDRPGGYTRIYKLPKRDGDSTRMALIELV; from the coding sequence ATGGCAAATCCAACACAAATTTACTCAAGAGATAGTAAATGAAGAAGAGGCGTAATGCGTTCTTTAGTAAGCGAACTTTTACTTCATGGAAGAATTCAAACTACTTTAACTAGAGCTAAAGAAGTTAGAAGACACGCTGAAAAATTAATCACCAAAGCTAAAGCGCAATCACTAGCTTCTAGAAGACATGCTGCTTCATTTCTTCGTCCACTTGTAACTAAAGATAATAAAACTCTATTACAAGAATTATTTGATACTATTGCATCAAAATATAAAGATCGTCCAGGGGGATATACTAGAATTTATAAACTTCCAAAACGTGATGGTGACTCTACAAGAATGGCTCTTATTGAGTTAGTTTAA
- the rpsM gene encoding 30S ribosomal protein S13 — MARILNIEIPNNKRVVISLTYIYGIGKSLASEICKKANVDENTKTAELTEAQLSKLREVAKAYTTEGDLRREVTLNIKRYMEIKCYRGIRHRKGLPVRGQSTQKNARTRKGPRKTVAGKKGK, encoded by the coding sequence ATGGCTAGAATTTTAAATATTGAAATCCCAAATAATAAACGTGTTGTTATTTCATTAACTTATATCTACGGTATTGGTAAATCACTAGCTAGTGAAATTTGCAAAAAAGCAAACGTAGATGAAAATACCAAAACTGCAGAATTAACAGAAGCTCAACTTTCTAAATTAAGAGAAGTTGCTAAAGCTTATACTACCGAAGGTGATTTAAGAAGAGAAGTAACCTTAAACATCAAACGTTACATGGAAATTAAATGCTACCGTGGAATTAGACACCGTAAAGGATTGCCAGTAAGAGGACAATCAACTCAAAAAAACGCAAGAACCAGAAAAGGTCCAAGAAAAACTGTAGCTGGAAAGAAAGGTAAATAA
- the rpsK gene encoding 30S ribosomal protein S11, whose translation MARKAKKKNISSGVAHIHSSNQNTIITFTDEKGNVIAWSSSGKVGFKGTKKKTPFAASEAAKDAAQMAKEHGISQVRVEMKGLGSGKDSARKQIEVWGIKVTEIKDVTPIPHNGTRPPKRVLKRLRLKK comes from the coding sequence ATGGCTCGTAAAGCAAAGAAAAAAAACATTAGTAGTGGTGTAGCACATATCCATTCATCTAATCAAAATACAATTATTACCTTTACAGACGAAAAAGGAAATGTAATTGCTTGATCATCATCAGGTAAAGTTGGTTTTAAAGGAACTAAGAAAAAAACTCCTTTCGCTGCATCAGAGGCAGCCAAAGACGCAGCTCAAATGGCAAAAGAACACGGAATTAGCCAAGTTAGAGTTGAAATGAAAGGTCTTGGATCTGGAAAAGACTCAGCTAGAAAACAAATCGAAGTTTGAGGAATTAAAGTAACAGAAATTAAAGACGTAACACCTATTCCTCACAACGGAACACGTCCACCAAAACGTGTACTAAAAAGATTACGTCTTAAAAAATAA
- a CDS encoding cation-translocating P-type ATPase, with protein sequence MSENNKNSQGLTTAEAKTRNQTYGLNVLKKTKKPNVFLVFLSQFKDAMVILLLIAAVVSLGIAIYNVSKNYVITREQNEVVALFISPFVIFLVVFLNSLIGTYQSLKSYKAVKSLEKNNELKAKVYRDGKIQVIPSSEVTVGDFLIVEAGDYISADAKILKCYDFSVVESSLTGESNSVFKRVGKLASENIPLGDRFNQIFSGTYVSKGHALAEVYAIGENTQLGKISQMIKNQKELLTPLQKKLIHLSKIFGYAGVALFLLTAILHVLLSALFSNDSLGFKNPKIYSDAFLIGISLAVAAVPEGLVTFSTVLLAIGVSRVTKNKAIIRNLPSIEVLGSTTVICSDKTGTMTQNKMQVVGFYDFTNPAATADKSMVGVGFFATNTATIRQEGDKFVEIGDPTEIGILKYLTNHKFSQEMFWRSYSKLSTLEFDSERKMMSVLLQSPRGRSLIVKGAPDVILKRSLNANRSHYEKIEEFISKGYRVLALAYKKWESPSTQLSVQNENNLTFLGLVALYDPPREEVASSILSAKNAGVKTIMITGDHIGTAVSIAKNLGIYQTGDLAVSGAELASWDDKYLDSVINNVSVFARVNPSDKLRIVSSLQRQNQVVAMTGDGINDAPALKKANIGIAMGQAGTDVAKEASGVVLADDNYKTIVNSIRIGRETFDRIKLVITNLLVSSIAEVIIILLGLFIYRFAFNRQIDGNEFIILSATQLLIVNLLAHGLPAIALGIVKQEENVMLRKPYKTTDTIFSNGTFIVLLRQSLIIAFYSLLAYGVVGLFAIINDLKGKEFVRLCSSAAFLTLGISSSLNTLNLMTKKNLVFANFNRYKWAILASLSSFLIVVFLGFTPYLSEWIGNANVLSENYTALYGLIPLIFGFIPLFWEEIHKLFDQWWKDPSIARPDFKKFKLAKKK encoded by the coding sequence ATGTCTGAAAACAATAAAAACAGTCAAGGATTAACCACAGCCGAAGCCAAAACAAGAAATCAAACTTATGGGCTTAACGTATTAAAGAAAACTAAAAAACCAAATGTGTTTTTAGTGTTTTTATCACAGTTTAAAGACGCTATGGTTATACTGCTTTTAATTGCCGCTGTTGTATCGCTAGGAATTGCTATTTATAATGTAAGCAAAAATTACGTAATTACTAGAGAGCAAAACGAAGTAGTAGCGCTTTTTATAAGTCCTTTTGTTATTTTTTTAGTTGTGTTTTTAAATAGTTTAATTGGAACTTATCAGAGCCTTAAAAGTTATAAAGCCGTTAAATCGCTAGAGAAAAATAACGAGCTTAAAGCTAAGGTATACCGTGATGGAAAAATTCAAGTTATTCCATCTTCTGAAGTTACTGTCGGAGATTTTTTAATCGTAGAAGCTGGGGATTATATTTCAGCTGACGCTAAGATTTTAAAATGCTACGATTTTTCAGTGGTAGAATCTTCTCTAACAGGAGAGTCTAATTCTGTATTTAAAAGAGTCGGTAAGCTAGCTAGTGAAAATATTCCTTTAGGAGATAGATTTAATCAGATTTTTTCTGGTACTTATGTTTCTAAAGGTCATGCTCTTGCCGAAGTATATGCAATTGGAGAAAATACTCAACTTGGAAAAATAAGCCAAATGATTAAAAATCAAAAAGAGCTTTTAACTCCATTGCAAAAAAAACTTATTCATCTTTCAAAAATCTTTGGATACGCCGGAGTTGCATTATTTTTACTAACTGCAATTCTTCATGTGCTTCTATCTGCTTTATTTTCAAATGATTCTTTAGGATTTAAAAATCCAAAAATTTATTCAGATGCTTTTCTAATTGGTATCTCGCTAGCGGTAGCGGCCGTGCCTGAAGGTTTAGTTACCTTTTCTACAGTGCTTCTTGCTATTGGAGTTTCTAGAGTTACAAAAAATAAAGCTATTATTAGAAATCTTCCTTCAATTGAAGTTTTAGGTTCTACTACTGTAATATGTAGCGATAAAACCGGAACCATGACTCAAAATAAAATGCAAGTAGTTGGATTTTACGATTTTACCAACCCAGCTGCAACTGCAGATAAATCAATGGTAGGAGTTGGATTTTTTGCGACCAATACTGCAACAATTCGCCAAGAAGGCGATAAGTTTGTAGAAATTGGAGATCCAACTGAAATTGGAATTTTAAAATATCTAACCAATCATAAATTCTCACAAGAAATGTTTTGAAGATCATATTCAAAACTTTCAACCTTAGAATTTGATAGTGAACGTAAAATGATGTCAGTTTTACTTCAATCACCTAGAGGTAGAAGCTTAATTGTTAAAGGTGCTCCTGATGTTATTTTAAAAAGATCTCTTAACGCTAATAGAAGCCACTATGAAAAAATTGAAGAATTTATTTCTAAAGGTTATAGAGTTTTAGCGCTTGCTTATAAAAAATGAGAAAGCCCTTCAACTCAATTAAGCGTTCAAAATGAAAATAATTTAACATTTCTAGGTCTTGTAGCTTTATATGATCCACCAAGAGAAGAAGTTGCTAGTTCAATACTATCAGCTAAAAATGCTGGAGTTAAAACTATAATGATAACCGGAGACCATATCGGTACTGCCGTTTCTATTGCTAAAAACTTAGGAATTTATCAAACTGGTGATTTAGCCGTTTCAGGAGCAGAACTTGCTTCTTGAGATGATAAATATCTAGATAGCGTAATTAATAATGTTTCAGTTTTTGCTAGAGTAAATCCTAGCGATAAATTAAGAATAGTCTCATCACTACAAAGACAAAACCAAGTAGTGGCAATGACTGGAGATGGAATTAACGATGCTCCTGCTCTTAAAAAAGCCAACATTGGTATTGCAATGGGCCAAGCCGGAACCGATGTTGCCAAAGAAGCCTCTGGAGTGGTTCTAGCCGATGATAACTATAAAACAATCGTTAATTCAATTAGAATCGGTCGTGAAACTTTCGATCGAATTAAGCTAGTTATTACTAATTTACTAGTTTCATCAATTGCCGAAGTTATTATTATTCTTTTAGGATTATTTATCTACCGTTTTGCTTTCAATAGACAAATCGATGGAAATGAATTTATTATTCTTTCAGCAACGCAGCTATTGATAGTTAATCTTTTAGCTCACGGACTTCCTGCAATAGCTCTTGGTATTGTAAAGCAAGAAGAAAATGTAATGCTTAGAAAGCCATATAAAACTACCGATACAATTTTTTCAAATGGTACTTTTATAGTTTTACTTAGACAATCACTTATTATTGCCTTTTATTCACTTTTAGCTTATGGAGTAGTTGGGCTATTTGCCATAATAAATGATTTAAAAGGTAAAGAATTTGTTAGATTATGTTCTAGTGCTGCCTTTTTAACACTTGGAATTTCTTCATCATTAAATACACTTAATTTAATGACTAAGAAAAATCTTGTTTTTGCAAACTTTAATAGATACAAATGAGCAATTCTTGCATCGCTGTCATCATTTTTAATAGTTGTATTTTTAGGATTTACTCCTTATTTATCAGAGTGAATCGGAAATGCAAATGTCTTATCAGAAAACTATACAGCCTTATATGGACTAATTCCTTTAATCTTTGGATTTATTCCACTTTTCTGAGAAGAAATACATAAATTATTTGATCAATGATGAAAAGATCCATCAATTGCAAGACCAGATTTTAAAAAATTCAAACTTGCTAAAAAGAAATAA
- the rpmJ gene encoding 50S ribosomal protein L36 has protein sequence MKVRSGVKKICKKCTIIKRKGVNRVICEIPKHKQRQG, from the coding sequence ATGAAAGTTAGATCAGGTGTAAAAAAAATCTGTAAAAAATGCACAATTATTAAAAGAAAAGGAGTAAACCGCGTTATTTGTGAAATCCCAAAACACAAACAAAGACAAGGATAA